One segment of Fimbriiglobus ruber DNA contains the following:
- a CDS encoding TIGR02996 domain-containing protein, with protein sequence MRDDSPFLAAIAAEPEDDLPRLVFADWLDEHDDPDRAEFIRVQCTLARNADGRGNLPAAELVRLEARERLLLSRNRDLWLQPLRNLNAHTSLYGEFSRGFVNDLIVDTATFLARGDELWRHSPVIELRLTHIGEQARKLADCPYLARVGRLELGGQPLGTEALGTILASPHLAGLAGLSLDSFPLRDEDLATLAAGPALPPVRGLSIAGAEFTGATLPRLLSRFPDLKHFSLSDVNEFRGELFADTLAALNPDRLQTVNFWYTPLAAAGVRALADAKVFTGLTELWLRGCSFDAAAMEALAGAAHLSAVSKLYLGSDPLGEDGGVALAAWPGLRAVRTLNIDRCGIGTRGCEAIARSPHLGPLDRLELRANGIGDAAVEALAASRTLSGLHTLNLSENAVTITGARALATSAHMGRLRHLDVRENAVGDEGAEAFVASPHFRGLRWLTVAENGISRDVGRRLIVSFPDLTVFQADGAFLTGEHLAALRAELVAGGSEAEARAAVEDWLVQSILDAPNDLTVRRMYSTFLQDANSPWWVVILLQDPEDWRPDEVMQRWQQWFETGRDEWLAPLARWAEPIEDESFDRGFLRTVRFTGPVPDEVAEDLSRFPPLALLPLEVQRGNMTGEGAFQILARHKNLARMTRLEFRAVTGVELVHVLGSPHLTALEELAIGPCGLRDEAARLLASAPALVRLRELNFGWNPGSRSEMTANQVGPSGLAALGSSPCAAGLKSLGLRGNRTIGDAGLRALLAAPHLNGLETLDLRSTGLSDKAVRTLAGSPWVKKLRTLRLGGLDALGDDAVAALAATPYLTGLRELEITGDGENTCVPATDTAARALAGSNALSGLSVLRLTHWAGLTDVGRAALGDRFGQVISEDV encoded by the coding sequence ATGAGAGACGACTCGCCGTTCCTGGCCGCGATCGCAGCCGAGCCGGAGGACGACTTGCCACGGCTTGTGTTCGCCGACTGGTTGGACGAACACGACGACCCGGACCGCGCCGAGTTCATCCGTGTTCAGTGCACCCTCGCCCGGAACGCCGACGGCCGGGGCAACCTCCCCGCGGCCGAACTCGTCCGGTTGGAGGCCCGTGAGCGGTTGCTGCTGAGCCGGAACAGGGATCTCTGGTTGCAACCGCTACGAAACCTAAACGCCCACACTTCGCTGTACGGCGAGTTCTCTCGCGGATTCGTCAATGACCTGATCGTCGACACAGCCACGTTCCTCGCTCGCGGCGACGAGCTGTGGCGGCATTCCCCAGTGATCGAGTTGCGGCTGACCCACATCGGCGAGCAGGCTCGAAAACTGGCTGACTGCCCATACCTGGCACGAGTCGGTCGCCTCGAACTCGGCGGTCAGCCGCTCGGTACAGAGGCGCTGGGAACCATCCTCGCTTCTCCGCACCTGGCGGGCCTGGCGGGGTTGTCGCTCGACAGCTTTCCACTGCGAGACGAGGACCTTGCAACCCTCGCCGCCGGCCCGGCCCTGCCGCCGGTCCGCGGACTGTCGATCGCCGGCGCGGAGTTTACTGGGGCGACGTTGCCACGACTTCTGTCACGGTTCCCGGACCTGAAACATTTCAGCCTCTCGGATGTCAACGAGTTCCGGGGCGAGTTATTTGCGGACACACTCGCCGCCCTTAACCCCGACCGCCTTCAGACCGTGAACTTCTGGTATACCCCGCTCGCCGCCGCCGGGGTACGCGCCCTCGCTGATGCGAAAGTGTTCACCGGCCTGACCGAACTATGGCTGCGGGGTTGCTCGTTCGACGCGGCGGCGATGGAAGCCCTCGCCGGGGCCGCTCACCTATCCGCGGTCAGCAAACTCTACCTGGGATCCGACCCGCTCGGCGAGGACGGTGGGGTCGCGCTGGCGGCCTGGCCGGGGCTGCGGGCGGTCCGGACGCTCAATATCGACCGCTGCGGCATCGGAACCCGCGGGTGCGAGGCCATCGCGCGCTCCCCGCACTTGGGCCCGCTCGACCGGCTCGAGCTACGTGCCAACGGGATCGGCGACGCGGCCGTTGAGGCCCTCGCCGCAAGCCGCACCCTGTCGGGGTTGCACACCCTTAACCTTTCGGAGAACGCCGTCACAATCACCGGCGCGCGGGCTCTGGCCACGTCGGCGCACATGGGCCGTCTCCGGCACCTTGACGTCAGGGAGAACGCGGTCGGGGACGAAGGAGCCGAAGCGTTCGTGGCCTCGCCGCACTTCCGCGGACTCCGCTGGCTGACGGTGGCCGAGAACGGGATCAGCCGGGACGTGGGCCGGCGGCTTATAGTGTCGTTCCCCGACTTGACCGTGTTCCAGGCCGACGGCGCGTTCCTGACCGGCGAACACCTGGCGGCCCTTCGGGCAGAATTAGTCGCCGGCGGGTCGGAGGCGGAGGCACGGGCGGCGGTCGAGGACTGGCTCGTTCAATCGATCCTTGACGCCCCGAACGACTTGACGGTCCGGCGGATGTACTCCACATTTCTCCAGGATGCGAACTCGCCGTGGTGGGTGGTGATCCTGCTACAGGACCCAGAGGACTGGCGGCCCGACGAGGTCATGCAGCGGTGGCAACAGTGGTTCGAGACGGGCCGCGACGAATGGCTTGCGCCACTCGCCCGGTGGGCCGAACCGATAGAAGATGAGTCATTCGACCGCGGGTTCCTTCGTACCGTCCGTTTCACAGGCCCGGTGCCGGATGAGGTGGCCGAGGACCTGTCGCGGTTCCCGCCTTTGGCGCTGCTGCCGCTGGAGGTGCAGCGTGGGAACATGACCGGGGAGGGAGCGTTCCAAATCCTGGCCCGGCATAAAAATCTCGCCCGGATGACTCGGCTGGAGTTTCGCGCTGTGACCGGGGTTGAGTTGGTCCACGTCCTCGGCTCGCCCCACTTGACGGCACTGGAAGAACTCGCGATCGGTCCCTGTGGACTCAGAGACGAAGCTGCCCGGTTACTGGCATCGGCCCCGGCTCTGGTCCGGCTCAGAGAACTCAACTTCGGCTGGAACCCCGGTTCCCGTAGCGAAATGACAGCCAACCAAGTCGGACCGAGCGGGCTCGCCGCCCTCGGTTCCTCGCCCTGCGCGGCCGGGCTAAAATCGCTCGGGCTCCGTGGCAATCGCACTATCGGCGATGCAGGCCTGAGGGCGTTGTTGGCCGCGCCGCATCTCAACGGGCTCGAGACTCTGGACCTGCGCTCAACTGGGCTGTCAGACAAGGCCGTCCGGACGTTGGCTGGATCGCCGTGGGTCAAGAAACTCCGCACGCTCCGGTTAGGCGGACTTGACGCCCTCGGCGATGACGCCGTAGCCGCTCTGGCCGCAACCCCATACCTGACCGGCCTTAGAGAGTTGGAGATCACCGGCGATGGAGAGAACACCTGTGTCCCGGCGACCGACACCGCAGCTCGCGCGCTGGCGGGGTCCAACGCCCTCTCGGGACTGAGCGTCTTGCGGCTCACCCATTGGGCGGGTCTTACCGACGTCGGGCGGGCAGCGCTGGGCGATCGGTTTGGTCAAGTGATTTCCGAGGACGTATAG
- the shc gene encoding squalene--hopene cyclase, whose translation MTRSAPSSHFDKRTAVRPENVAAALERGKWGLLGRQRPDGHWVGELEGDTILESEFILLLAFLGRADDPRVRPAANYLRGHQLPSGGWANYPGGPADISVSVKAYFALKIAGFSADEPFMRRAADAIRGLGGAENSNSFTRFYLALLGQVPYSVCPSVPAELVLLPRWFPFNIYAMSAWSRTIFVPLSVVDAHKPVTELPASMHVRELFVAPSDTPRWPAKPTRQWVSWTNFFLGVDWVIKKGERFRLTPLRRYAVRKAVAWMRERYEESDGIGAIFPPIIYNAIVLRCLGVAANDPEMQWVMKQLEDLCISEGDTLRLQPCLSPVWDTALSLIGVVDAGQPGTSVEVARAVGWLLDKEVRKAGDWAKNVRGVEPGGWFFEYRNAFYPDTDDTSMVLIALARIGRSQAPECQPAVERALNWLLAMQNSDGGWGAFDRDINNEILTRVPFADHNAMLDPSCPDITARILEALSHYGYQAGQKPVDRAVAFILARQEQTGAWFGRWGVNYLYGTWQVLVGLAAVGFGMTDPAVRRAARWLKDVQNSDGGWGESCLSYDDPTAAGVGPSTASQTAWAVLGLLAAGEEDCPEVRAGVEYLVATQAADGGWPEGPFTGTGFPRVFYLKYHMYPVYFPLMALGRYAAVSRPSTDDGTAGRPGPGHSSPSHTGTPLQVPTDE comes from the coding sequence GTGACGCGCTCGGCTCCCAGTTCGCACTTCGATAAACGAACCGCCGTGCGGCCGGAAAACGTGGCCGCGGCCCTGGAACGCGGGAAATGGGGCTTGCTCGGCCGTCAGCGGCCCGACGGTCACTGGGTGGGCGAACTCGAAGGCGACACCATTCTCGAATCGGAGTTCATCCTCCTTCTCGCGTTCCTCGGCCGGGCCGACGACCCCCGGGTTCGACCCGCGGCGAATTACCTCCGCGGGCACCAACTCCCGTCCGGCGGGTGGGCGAACTACCCGGGCGGGCCGGCCGACATCAGCGTGTCCGTCAAAGCGTACTTCGCGCTAAAAATCGCCGGCTTCTCCGCCGATGAGCCGTTTATGCGGCGGGCCGCCGACGCGATCCGCGGGCTCGGCGGGGCGGAGAACTCCAACTCGTTCACCCGGTTCTACCTCGCCCTTCTCGGGCAAGTCCCGTACTCCGTCTGCCCGTCCGTCCCGGCGGAACTCGTCCTCCTGCCCCGGTGGTTCCCGTTCAACATCTACGCCATGTCGGCCTGGAGCCGGACGATCTTCGTGCCGCTCAGCGTCGTCGACGCCCACAAGCCGGTAACCGAACTCCCCGCGTCGATGCACGTCCGGGAGCTATTCGTTGCCCCGTCCGACACGCCGCGGTGGCCGGCGAAACCGACGCGGCAGTGGGTGTCGTGGACCAATTTCTTTCTGGGCGTTGATTGGGTGATCAAGAAGGGCGAGCGATTCCGGCTCACTCCGCTCCGTAGATACGCGGTTCGCAAGGCCGTCGCGTGGATGCGCGAGCGGTACGAAGAGAGCGACGGCATCGGGGCAATTTTCCCGCCGATCATTTACAACGCGATCGTTCTCCGCTGCCTCGGGGTCGCCGCGAACGACCCGGAAATGCAGTGGGTGATGAAGCAGTTGGAAGATTTGTGCATCTCCGAAGGCGACACCTTACGCCTGCAGCCGTGCCTCTCGCCCGTCTGGGACACCGCCTTGTCGCTGATCGGAGTGGTCGACGCGGGCCAGCCGGGAACGTCGGTGGAGGTGGCCCGCGCGGTCGGCTGGCTTCTCGATAAGGAAGTGCGGAAAGCGGGCGACTGGGCCAAGAACGTTCGTGGGGTCGAGCCCGGGGGGTGGTTCTTCGAGTACCGGAACGCTTTTTACCCCGACACCGACGACACCTCCATGGTGCTGATCGCCCTCGCCCGGATCGGGCGGAGCCAGGCGCCGGAGTGCCAGCCGGCCGTCGAACGTGCGCTGAACTGGCTGCTGGCGATGCAGAATTCCGACGGCGGGTGGGGCGCGTTCGACCGCGACATCAACAACGAAATCCTCACCCGCGTTCCGTTCGCCGACCACAACGCGATGCTCGACCCGAGTTGCCCGGACATCACCGCCCGGATTCTGGAAGCGCTGAGCCACTACGGGTACCAGGCGGGGCAGAAGCCCGTCGACCGGGCGGTCGCCTTCATCCTGGCCCGCCAAGAACAGACGGGCGCCTGGTTCGGGCGGTGGGGCGTCAATTACCTTTACGGTACGTGGCAGGTTCTGGTCGGGCTCGCGGCGGTGGGGTTCGGGATGACTGATCCGGCCGTCCGGCGCGCCGCCCGGTGGCTCAAGGACGTGCAGAATTCCGACGGCGGGTGGGGCGAAAGCTGCCTGAGCTACGACGACCCCACGGCTGCCGGAGTCGGCCCGTCGACCGCCTCCCAGACCGCGTGGGCCGTCCTCGGCCTGCTGGCCGCGGGAGAGGAAGATTGTCCCGAGGTCCGCGCGGGAGTCGAATACCTAGTCGCGACTCAGGCGGCCGACGGCGGCTGGCCCGAGGGGCCGTTCACGGGCACCGGTTTCCCCCGGGTGTTCTACCTCAAATACCACATGTACCCGGTCTATTTCCCACTGATGGCGCTCGGGCGGTACGCTGCCGTCAGCCGTCCGTCGACCGATGACGGCACCGCGGGTCGCCCCGGTCCCGGCCATTCGTCCCCCTCGCACACGGGAACGCCTCTCCAGGTTCCGACCGACGAGTGA
- a CDS encoding putative signal transducing protein, producing MSSSASIVTIFSGSGIEASMVLSFLESNGIPARLEDEYTGTMAPHVAAGGGAGAVKVAVAAGDAAAAKELLAKRRSRT from the coding sequence ATGAGTTCGAGCGCGTCAATCGTCACCATCTTCTCGGGCTCGGGGATCGAGGCCTCGATGGTGCTTTCGTTTCTTGAATCCAACGGAATCCCGGCCCGACTCGAAGACGAGTACACCGGAACAATGGCGCCTCACGTGGCCGCCGGGGGCGGGGCCGGTGCCGTCAAGGTCGCCGTCGCCGCGGGGGATGCCGCCGCGGCGAAGGAACTCCTCGCCAAGCGGCGTAGTCGCACTTGA
- the secA gene encoding preprotein translocase subunit SecA, protein MSTTATRPAGMDASLLDKIGDRFNGLIEGSIGFVTRLFGSANDRAVKAVGFIRPKHATVHTIIPGSVLDRVNSLEAQMTALSDDELKGLSIKFRERLKAGEALEAILPEAFAACREAGRRTKGMRHYDVQIVGGAILHNGGIAEMVTGEGKTLVATLPAYLNALAGKGVHVITVNDYLARRDCEWMLPIYNALGVSAGYIQSDMDADVRRKAYESDITYGTNSEFGFDYLRDNMKPARFDDEGYHPFYRQCQRTPLNFAIIDEVDNILIDEARTPLIISGPAFTDVRNYEKADEIARKLTELERKARLDLKNSGQIVFQGTEGNDLPALAPVDPAQVDPQNPPPKGVYFEIKEKERTCHLTDAGVREAERLAGVESFYTAGNMEWPHLIDNSLKAHHLYQKDRHYMIAQDPRENNQLGIIIIDEFTGRAMFGRQWSDGLHQSVEAKHKRDGVQIKQETQTLATVTLQNFFKLYGKLGGMTGTAMTEANEFWKIYKLDVVAIPTNKPLHRINAPDLVYRTEKEKWEAVVTEIVDVNQTGRPILIGTTDVAKSEKLSQLLKRRGIKHELLNAKPENVTREAEIVSQAGRLNAVTISTNMAGRGTDIILGGNSETLAWARLKQVKDGDGRPLYPTRLEVPNDVWTRTIDEIEAKEKMKEEGRKVAEMGGLHIVGTERHESRRIDNQLRGRAGRQGDPGSSRFYLSLEDELMRLFGGDRLKRLMSNPWLGMQENEALESGMLTKQIEKAQKRVEEYHFDQRKNLLEYDEVMDHQRKRTYGARQSILDGRNPRAMLLEMLDDQLVAAVRRYAADNYGAASFATFAGGEYGLEFDAADFKGASYEDAVNAAQDRALQAAPTFVQEVMDENLNPDEDAKDWKWLELTRAINTRYGLTTTDRDLKKIGRDQLDGYILQEAEKSILAVDLTAGKRYLDPRYATESLCDWARQKFGLKIPVEEAVTKDNTELIALLRAKVREAYRAKDAEFPVQVGLAAYLPEKTRPDRRPDRDGLFRWALTRLAGSTATISEEVIRTEARAKIKDMLLAASRSLLPAADYPELDAKLADAFSGAAVADADDAKELAEWCKAEFKFEIDPATVTGATRETARDVILNVYDRKYRSEMHQTERSLILEQLDGAWKSHLLTMDHLRSVVGLSGYAQEDPKIVYKREGMKLFDSMWEGVRDRVSESVFRMEDVADEQVEMAMWAGARAMHQQAESALQSRAAQTAAATAQTEQQTNAGGEAKKVETIRNVGAKVGRNDLCPCGSGKKYKNCHMKLEAK, encoded by the coding sequence ATGTCCACGACCGCAACACGCCCCGCCGGGATGGACGCCAGTCTCTTGGACAAGATCGGCGACCGCTTCAACGGCCTCATCGAAGGCAGTATCGGCTTCGTCACCCGCCTGTTCGGGTCGGCGAACGATCGGGCGGTCAAGGCCGTCGGGTTCATCCGGCCCAAGCACGCGACCGTTCACACCATCATCCCCGGCTCGGTCCTCGACCGGGTGAACAGTCTCGAAGCGCAGATGACGGCCCTCTCGGACGATGAGCTGAAGGGGTTGAGCATCAAATTCCGCGAGCGGCTCAAGGCCGGCGAAGCGCTCGAAGCCATCCTGCCCGAGGCGTTCGCCGCGTGCCGCGAGGCCGGCCGGCGGACCAAGGGGATGCGGCACTACGACGTGCAAATCGTCGGCGGGGCCATCCTGCACAACGGCGGCATCGCCGAGATGGTCACCGGGGAAGGGAAGACGCTCGTCGCCACCTTGCCGGCGTACCTGAACGCGCTGGCCGGCAAGGGCGTCCACGTCATTACCGTGAACGACTACCTCGCCCGCCGCGACTGCGAGTGGATGCTGCCGATTTATAACGCCCTCGGCGTCTCGGCCGGGTATATCCAGAGCGACATGGACGCGGACGTCCGCCGGAAGGCCTACGAGAGCGACATTACTTACGGGACCAACAGCGAGTTCGGGTTCGACTACCTGCGGGACAACATGAAGCCCGCCCGGTTCGACGACGAGGGCTACCACCCGTTCTACCGCCAGTGCCAGCGGACCCCGCTCAACTTCGCCATCATCGACGAAGTCGACAACATCCTGATCGACGAGGCCCGGACCCCGCTCATCATCTCCGGCCCGGCGTTCACGGACGTCCGCAACTACGAGAAGGCGGACGAGATCGCCCGCAAGCTGACCGAACTGGAGCGGAAGGCCCGCCTCGACCTCAAGAACTCCGGCCAGATCGTCTTCCAGGGGACCGAGGGGAACGACCTCCCCGCCCTCGCCCCCGTCGACCCGGCCCAGGTCGACCCGCAGAACCCGCCGCCCAAGGGCGTCTACTTCGAGATCAAGGAAAAGGAGCGGACCTGCCACCTGACGGACGCCGGCGTCCGCGAGGCCGAGCGGCTGGCCGGCGTCGAGTCGTTCTACACGGCCGGGAACATGGAGTGGCCGCACCTGATCGACAACTCGCTCAAGGCCCACCACCTGTACCAGAAAGACCGCCACTACATGATCGCGCAGGACCCGCGCGAGAACAACCAGCTCGGCATCATCATCATCGACGAGTTCACCGGCCGGGCCATGTTCGGTCGCCAGTGGTCGGACGGCCTGCACCAGTCGGTCGAGGCCAAGCACAAGCGGGACGGCGTCCAGATCAAGCAGGAAACGCAGACGCTCGCCACCGTCACCCTCCAGAACTTCTTCAAGCTGTACGGGAAGCTCGGCGGCATGACCGGGACGGCCATGACCGAGGCCAACGAGTTCTGGAAGATCTACAAGTTGGACGTGGTCGCCATCCCGACCAACAAGCCGCTCCACCGGATCAACGCCCCGGACCTCGTCTACCGGACCGAGAAGGAGAAGTGGGAGGCCGTCGTCACCGAGATCGTCGACGTCAACCAGACCGGCCGGCCGATCCTGATCGGGACGACGGACGTGGCCAAGAGTGAAAAACTCTCGCAGCTGCTCAAACGCCGCGGGATCAAGCACGAGCTGCTGAACGCGAAGCCGGAGAACGTCACCCGGGAGGCCGAGATCGTCTCCCAGGCCGGCCGCCTCAACGCCGTCACCATCTCGACGAACATGGCCGGCCGGGGGACGGACATCATCCTCGGCGGCAACTCCGAAACGCTGGCCTGGGCCCGCCTCAAGCAGGTCAAGGACGGCGACGGCCGCCCGCTCTACCCGACCCGCCTCGAAGTGCCGAACGACGTCTGGACGCGGACGATCGACGAGATCGAGGCCAAGGAGAAGATGAAGGAGGAGGGCCGCAAGGTCGCCGAGATGGGCGGGCTGCACATCGTCGGGACCGAGCGGCACGAGTCCCGGCGGATCGACAACCAGCTCCGCGGCCGCGCCGGCCGCCAGGGCGACCCGGGCTCCAGCCGGTTTTACCTGTCGCTCGAAGACGAACTCATGCGCCTCTTCGGCGGCGACCGCCTCAAGCGGCTGATGAGCAACCCGTGGCTCGGGATGCAGGAGAACGAAGCCCTCGAAAGCGGGATGCTGACCAAGCAGATCGAGAAGGCCCAGAAGCGGGTGGAAGAGTACCACTTCGACCAGCGGAAGAACCTGCTCGAATACGACGAGGTGATGGACCATCAGCGGAAGCGGACCTACGGCGCCCGGCAGTCGATCCTCGACGGCCGGAACCCGCGGGCCATGCTCCTCGAAATGCTCGACGACCAGCTCGTGGCGGCCGTCCGCCGGTACGCCGCCGACAACTACGGGGCGGCCAGTTTCGCGACCTTCGCGGGCGGCGAGTACGGCCTCGAGTTCGACGCGGCCGACTTCAAGGGCGCGAGCTACGAGGACGCCGTCAACGCCGCCCAGGACCGCGCCCTCCAGGCGGCCCCGACGTTCGTCCAGGAAGTGATGGACGAGAACCTGAACCCGGACGAAGACGCGAAAGACTGGAAGTGGCTGGAACTGACCCGGGCAATCAACACGCGGTACGGCCTGACGACGACCGACCGCGACCTGAAGAAGATCGGCCGCGACCAGCTCGACGGCTACATCCTGCAGGAAGCCGAGAAGTCGATCCTGGCCGTCGACCTGACCGCCGGCAAGCGGTACCTCGACCCGCGATACGCGACCGAGAGTTTGTGCGACTGGGCCCGCCAGAAGTTCGGGCTCAAGATCCCGGTCGAGGAGGCGGTCACCAAGGACAACACCGAATTGATCGCGCTGCTCCGGGCGAAGGTCCGGGAGGCGTACCGGGCGAAGGACGCCGAGTTCCCGGTCCAGGTCGGTCTGGCCGCGTACCTGCCCGAGAAGACCCGGCCGGACCGCCGGCCGGACCGCGACGGCCTGTTCCGCTGGGCGCTCACCCGCCTGGCCGGCTCCACGGCGACGATTTCCGAGGAAGTGATCCGGACGGAGGCGCGGGCGAAGATCAAGGACATGCTCCTGGCCGCCAGCCGCAGCCTGCTCCCGGCGGCAGACTACCCGGAACTCGACGCGAAGCTGGCCGACGCCTTCAGTGGCGCGGCCGTCGCCGACGCGGACGACGCGAAGGAACTGGCCGAGTGGTGTAAGGCCGAGTTCAAGTTCGAGATCGACCCGGCCACGGTCACCGGCGCGACGCGGGAGACGGCCCGGGACGTGATCCTGAACGTGTACGACCGGAAGTACCGGTCGGAGATGCACCAGACCGAGCGGAGCCTGATCCTCGAACAGCTCGACGGGGCGTGGAAGTCGCACCTGTTGACGATGGACCACCTCCGTAGCGTGGTCGGCCTGAGCGGGTACGCCCAGGAAGACCCGAAGATTGTGTACAAGCGGGAAGGGATGAAGCTGTTCGACTCGATGTGGGAGGGCGTCCGCGACCGCGTATCCGAAAGCGTCTTCCGGATGGAGGACGTGGCAGACGAGCAGGTCGAAATGGCGATGTGGGCCGGCGCCCGGGCGATGCACCAGCAGGCCGAGTCGGCGCTGCAGTCGCGGGCGGCCCAGACGGCCGCGGCGACCGCCCAGACCGAGCAGCAGACGAACGCGGGCGGCGAGGCGAAGAAGGTAGAGACGATCCGCAACGTCGGTGCGAAGGTCGGCCGGAACGACCTCTGCCCGTGCGGCAGCGGGAAGAAGTACAAGAACTGCCACATGAAGTTGGAAGCGAAGTAG
- a CDS encoding 4Fe-4S dicluster domain-containing protein, translating into MKQTAPERSSCDEAPGRVVPLVNPKRCENKGPCVEACPYDVFEIRSLTPAERGALPLLTRLKVWAHGGKQAFVVRPDECHACGLCVTACPEKAITLGKAPVA; encoded by the coding sequence GTGAAGCAGACTGCACCCGAGCGTTCGAGTTGCGATGAGGCTCCCGGCCGCGTCGTGCCCCTAGTCAACCCGAAGCGCTGCGAGAACAAAGGCCCGTGCGTCGAAGCGTGCCCCTACGACGTGTTTGAAATCCGCTCGCTGACGCCCGCGGAGCGGGGGGCGCTGCCGCTGCTGACGCGGCTCAAGGTGTGGGCTCACGGCGGCAAGCAGGCGTTCGTCGTCCGACCGGACGAATGCCATGCCTGCGGGCTGTGCGTCACCGCGTGCCCGGAGAAAGCGATCACCTTGGGCAAGGCCCCGGTCGCCTAG
- a CDS encoding DUF3859 domain-containing protein, translating into MLAAFDWNAVLTGAQEGAVRGVLVGAGYGFLSYLMRESNARKHAELEARERSRIHAQMYGKANSAKTMSRWFLLLALAALIGAGAGALVVNLSLVAPLLSSGGDTSSNSKPSATISDYGRYRNTGPIRVVPDRKTTSGVSAISDRDFILLEQTDQIPCQVGETWGFRIRCSDIPANLPYTVRKETYHPPIKQSDGSVRTKDVNEFRRPPGASFDPFCGWYFLKGYEYELVAGEWTLVVFIDDVEVARKVFKIQN; encoded by the coding sequence ATGCTAGCCGCCTTTGACTGGAATGCCGTGCTGACGGGAGCCCAGGAAGGAGCCGTGCGCGGCGTCCTCGTCGGCGCGGGTTATGGCTTCCTCTCGTACCTGATGCGCGAATCGAACGCCCGGAAGCACGCCGAACTTGAAGCGCGGGAACGCTCACGCATCCACGCGCAAATGTACGGCAAAGCCAACAGCGCCAAAACGATGTCGCGCTGGTTCCTTCTTCTTGCGCTCGCGGCGCTGATCGGCGCCGGTGCCGGCGCCCTCGTCGTGAACCTGTCTCTCGTCGCGCCCCTACTCAGCAGCGGGGGCGATACGAGCAGCAATAGTAAGCCCAGCGCCACGATCTCCGATTACGGCCGGTACCGTAATACGGGGCCCATTCGTGTCGTGCCCGATCGTAAAACCACGAGCGGTGTTAGTGCCATCAGTGACAGAGATTTTATACTTCTGGAGCAGACCGATCAAATACCTTGCCAGGTCGGAGAAACGTGGGGTTTCCGGATTCGTTGTTCGGATATCCCTGCCAACCTGCCGTACACGGTTCGGAAAGAAACGTACCATCCCCCTATCAAACAATCCGACGGTTCGGTCCGCACGAAGGACGTCAACGAGTTCCGCCGGCCGCCCGGTGCGTCTTTTGATCCATTCTGTGGTTGGTATTTCTTGAAGGGCTATGAGTACGAGCTGGTCGCCGGCGAATGGACTCTCGTGGTGTTCATCGATGATGTCGAGGTGGCACGCAAGGTGTTCAAAATTCAGAACTAA
- the hpnH gene encoding adenosyl-hopene transferase HpnH — MRFPLSLTTDMAGYMIKKKLSREPRFPLVLMLEPLHACNLTCTGCGRIREYESTIKEKLTVEECLDSVDEAGAPIVSICGGEPLIYPQIGDLVRGILKRRKHIYLCTNGMFITKKLNQFRPTSRFFFNVHLDGLEATHDKAVERAGVFQAAVEGIKAAKKAGFLVCTNTTVYKETDMAEIDALYGYLTELGVDGFMLAPAYGYAAVCSTNPNGAAEIFLTRDQIKEKFNQAPALFKKYKMNTSPIYLEFLQGKRELTCAAWASPTRNVKGWKGPCYLITDEHHTTFTDLMHDTEWENYGYGKDSRCEHCMMHSGYEVAAALGVNAKLGDSLKMLKWQLT; from the coding sequence ATGCGCTTCCCCCTGAGCCTGACCACCGACATGGCGGGCTACATGATCAAAAAGAAGCTCAGCCGCGAACCGCGGTTCCCGCTCGTGTTGATGTTGGAGCCGCTGCACGCCTGCAACCTCACCTGCACCGGTTGCGGGCGGATTCGCGAGTACGAGAGTACGATCAAAGAGAAGCTGACGGTCGAGGAATGCCTCGACTCGGTGGACGAGGCCGGGGCCCCGATCGTGAGCATTTGCGGCGGGGAACCGCTCATCTACCCGCAAATCGGCGACCTCGTTCGCGGCATCCTGAAGCGCCGGAAGCACATCTACCTGTGTACGAACGGGATGTTCATCACCAAGAAACTGAACCAGTTCCGGCCGACATCGCGATTCTTCTTCAACGTCCACCTCGACGGCCTGGAGGCGACGCACGACAAGGCCGTCGAACGAGCCGGCGTATTCCAGGCGGCGGTCGAAGGGATCAAGGCGGCGAAAAAAGCCGGCTTCCTGGTCTGCACCAACACGACGGTGTACAAGGAAACCGACATGGCCGAGATCGACGCCCTGTACGGCTACCTGACCGAACTGGGCGTGGACGGCTTCATGCTGGCGCCGGCCTACGGGTACGCGGCCGTTTGCAGTACGAACCCGAACGGGGCCGCCGAAATCTTCCTGACCCGCGATCAGATCAAGGAAAAGTTCAACCAGGCGCCCGCGTTGTTCAAGAAGTACAAGATGAACACTTCCCCGATCTACCTGGAGTTCCTCCAGGGGAAGCGGGAGTTGACGTGCGCGGCGTGGGCCAGCCCGACGCGGAACGTGAAGGGCTGGAAGGGGCCGTGTTATCTCATTACCGACGAGCACCACACGACCTTCACGGACCTCATGCACGACACGGAGTGGGAGAACTACGGGTACGGCAAGGACTCGCGCTGCGAACACTGCATGATGCACTCCGGGTACGAAGTCGCGGCCGCCCTCGGCGTGAACGCGAAACTCGGCGACAGCCTGAAAATGCTGAAGTGGCAGTTGACGTGA